TTCAAAGTGCAGCTACTGGCTAGCCATTCAGTCCTTAGCTAACTGTGTGAGCTAATCGTTAAAAGATGGTTTCTTGATACAGAGATCTCTCTTGAGTGCTTTGGTTGGGATAGCAATAGGAGCTTGAGGATGCTGACTTCCGCTTCCCCCAACTAACTAGCAAGAGGAGCTGATGCAAAGTGTGTGTATGAAGAAACAGCAGTCTTGTCATAGAACATTGTATATGATGTATTTTCAACATTGTTTTATTCGTACACCTCCCTGGGAATATTAGTTGATGGGCAGCTATGCAGGGTTCCAGCTGGTCAGTCATCCATACCCTTTTCAGGATATGCCATTACATTTACCATCTTTCTGGGTCGTCGTCCCCCCCTTGCTGGCAGAGGGTAGGGGGCTTGGTTTAGATGGCTATAGGGGTTCCATCAGATTCCAAGCATcgcctttctttctgtctctttctactaatgcatgcatttttttatttttgcattagaTACAAAGCTTTGAATATACTAAGAATTAAACAAATATACAATGTGTTtttgttggtttgtgtgtgtgtatctacacacacacacaccaagccatgccttcttttatttttatttgaagctGGAGATTTTGCTCTCTCTTTTGGGTTTTGTgtaggcgtgtgtgtgtgtctacacaaATCACACAATGGGTTGACTTTGGGTACCATTCAGCAGAAACATTCTCTCCTGTTACACAAGGGCTCTGTCTGCAGAAGGTCTCTCTGGACAACTGTCTGCCAAGCCAGCTTGTTAATCAGGGAACTAACTGGAATGTGCAATTTTGTTTGGTTTGAGTCTTTCAGATGTGGGGCAGGATGGGGTTGGGCTTTTCCTGAGCTTTTGGATGTTTGAGAGCGTTAATGGCTGTCTCTTTTCTCTGCCCTTGTAATTGCTGTTTACCATTCTGCTGGCTCACAGGTTAGTCATTTAGCATGCGTGACCTAACCAAACAGATTAAAGGCCCTGAAGAAGCAGACTTCACAAAGGCTGCCTTCTGTGATGGCATCCGTTGACTCCGCTTGTCATTTCCCTTGCCCATAACACTCAGTCTGTACACCCAGAGAGTAAGAGAAGTCGTCATACCACCTCTCCCCTTCCTTTCAATTCAGTGACTGTGTGTTGGGGAGCAGGAATGTGCTCAGTAGCCATGCCTTCTGATTCTGATATGCCCAATGGTGTGCTGTGCCCTTGTCAGCTGCACATTCAGCATTAGTGAGGGGGGTGTCTTTAAAATGTCTACAGAGTGATTGCGTTGGGATGTAAGGGCTCAGGCAGGCCTTAGGGCATCTTGTACCCCAGTTGTTGAGTGTTTGGTATATTAACCCAAGAACCTTTAACCTGGACTGGTAGGATATGGGCAGCCAATGCAGATGTTTTAACAGAAGTGTCACATGCTCTTGGCTGTCTgcccagtcagcagtctagctgctgcatcctgtaccagctggagcttctggacCAGGGCCAAAGGCAGTCCCacgcagagtgcattgcagtaatcaagtctTAAGGGTACCAGTGCATGGACGATGGTGTCTAAGTTATTGCTTTCCAAATACAGTTGTAGCTAGTGAATATGACAGATGATAAAAGGTGCTCCCCACCACTGAGGTCACTTGGGTCTCTAATGACAAAGTTGTATCCAGAagttgtagaggtttggagcttttagagttaacaagctcaaccggttgtcccacccacaggaggaagagcgtcaccggatgctctgtgtactgttgtactgtgtaatgtgatactttctgtttctttttccggagaacggagagaagggagaagccaccaacatggcttgcgtctctccaggaatgtagatttatgccttgtaaaataaagcttctagattagaaagaagccggactctgttgtctgtaatatgctggcatgcacacaacccgttgcgtgagagaagataagaaaagaaaactctgctgaatagcacaggagacggcagcaaggaaaaacgcttcaggcaggtactcgcaggggaagcgtgccgggctccagttgtgctaaggttggtttgaagtgtttccaacaatcaaaaaactcttCACACCTCAAGCTACATCCCTACTTCTTTAGAAGGAATGTAACTCCATCTAGaacctttgtatagtaggctcCTTTCCAGCGGCAGAGCTAGCCACTCGGGTGCCCGGAGCGGCATGCGCGCCCTGCAGCTGGGGACAGAGCGAGCCGCCCATGGCGGACATTCGGCATGCTgcctgcccgtgactcccaagcctcccccgagctgtcaaaacaaaggggggatCGGGGAATGCTGCCGGCAAAGCGGCGCAGCTCCCCTTCCCCCGATGGCTTGGGGTTGGCTTGGGAATCGTGGGCGGGCGgcatgccaaatgtcacccccctctgtaatgacacctggggtgaaccaccccccttcctacgcctctgctccTTTCTACACACACCCCCTCCAATCTCCATCCAGAAAAGCAAGAAGATTATTGGAACTCAAGGATGCATTTTAGCTAGAAGAAAACACTCAATAGGATGTGAAGTAAGGCTAGTGTGACCTAGGGAAAGAGTGTGACCTAGGGAAAGAGTCCCAAGAGCCAAACAGAGAGAACCAGAGGGGTCACATTTCATCCTTGGCCTGAGGTTCCTTATGCAGGATGATCAACTATTTAATTGAGCTGATTCTTTTTTGGGCTGTCTGTGCTGGTCCTTTAGCTTCCCAACCTTATTCCAGGTGTTTGCAAGATTCTATCAAATTAAGAAGTGAAATAGTAAGAAACTCTATGGGAGGACAACAGGATTGATGAGCCTGCTAGCAATTCTACAGTCCCCTTTTAAGGTTATTGCAGATCTTGTAGCAAAACCTTTGTCAGCTTCCCAAAATGAATGGGCTCATGTTGCCAGAATCTGACATCTCTGCCGGGCTGCCGGCCAGTCCAGGATGTGCTGGGTTTCTTGGCTCTTGCAGGGGCCTAATGCTTTTATTAGCTGTGCCCATATGCTTGATCTTATGAGTAATTGGAGGGCAATGAGTCCCACCCTAAGGGAGCCTTATGCAGCAGGATTCTTGGACATTCAAATAACTGGGCTGTCCTCATAAATGGAACAGAAAAGAGAAGATGATGCTATTCATGGCTGGTCTTGAAGGAGAACATGGTTGCCAGTTAACCTGCCTGTGAGATCAAGGGAAGAAATGGCAGCTTGCTTCTCTGAAACCATGAGCTCCCAATTTAGCTGGGCCTGCAGAACATGTCACCCACCAAGCTCAACATtgttcacaatacagtggtacctcggttatgtacttaattggttccgggttgccattcataacccgaaaagtacgtaacccgaaaattgtgctttgcgcatgcacgaactgcacagatcgcttctgcgcatgtgcggatcGCACAGACCCGaaaatatgtaacctgaagtggacataacccaaggtacgactgcacttGTTTTGTGATCggctgtgtgtgtgattgcaGCAAAACAGGAGGGGAGTTGTCGCTCTGATGAGCATGAAGGGGTCACATGTTGTTTGGGTCTGATTTTAGCTGTTAATAGGCCTGAAAGGGTCTATgttcattcctttttaaaaagcatttttatactgcttaatatttcagaaatctcttaagtggtgtatactttgaaaaaaacaaaagactaaaacaaaaacacagcctaaaaccagtaaaacagcaaacataaagcaaataaaacaggaaTTCAGAAGGTTCAGACATGCAGAACAGGATGCAATGTCAGGAAAAGCCTGggtaaaatgattttttttttttacaagatatCTGAAACCACTGATAGTTGCTACTTCACATATGACAGAGGGGAAGGTATTCCACAGTACAGGGCAACAACTGAAAATTCCTGCTTCTGGGTCATCACCCTATGATACTCTGTAGGGTGTTGTGCCACATAAAGCGTTTCCCCAGGTGAACTAAGTGATCTTACAGGTCTACATGGGGGCTGGCAGGCAGTCTGtcaagtaacctggtcccaagttCTTCAGGGTTTTGTATGTTAACAAGATATTGAACATGGCCCGGTAGCTGATTAGCAGTCAGTGTTGTGTGTGAGCAGCGTTTTTCAAAAAGTAGTAGGAGTGAGAAGAATCAGCCTGTTGTATAATAGAAAGAAATATACTGTGTATAATGTacacagtgattttcaaaaaccagagagagacacacagagagagagaacgctGCTGTGATATATTTCGTATGGAAATACTGCTCTTCTGCCATATGTCAGAGCCAGGTCAATGTCACAGAACCCAGACCTGGGATGGGGCTTTTCCAACTCAGGATCTTTCCTATCTATTACAGGAGCTGCAGCCTGGAACCAGAGCTGTGTTTTGGGCAGTTTCTTGGTGTTTATACTATTCCACCCAGCGAGCTGCATGGTTTTAAATCCAGCTTTCTGTCTACAGCTTCATAGTGATTTTAATAAACTCATTCATGAGCTGTGTTTGGAATTTAGTTTAATTACAggcaatgttgttttctgcttccaggAAGCCTGTGTGATGGGTACTCCAGCCAATGCTACATGCTCCCAGTTTTGGACACAATGTTTGTCCGAAAAAAGTTTAGAAGAGGTGGAGTTGGTATGAAAATGTTGCAAGATTTCTGTCAGACATTTGCAACTGAAGTTGCCCTGGGACTCAGCTGTCCTGTTTCTGCTGTCATGTACCAAGGTAAATGACTTGGTATAGAAATGTTTGGCTTAAAAGGTAATGATGGTTTGTAGGAAGCACAAAGAGGCTTTCTGCCTGTGTATCtataatattttgtatattttaagtGGTTCTAGTTTGCAGGCAGAAATCTCTCACATGAATGTGCATCCACTCTGCTATGAAAACATTAATGTACAGTCAGGATTTCAACAAACAACTAGCATGTTTTGTGTTATCTAATGTCATAAACGATACGTCACTTTATGGGAGGGTTAGGCCCCAGGGATCATTTTGGTTAGATCAGCAGTTCATTTCAGGGTGTGGCTGCAAAAGTTGGAAGACAAGAATTCTGTAGTATACATTTAGgtgtgaaataaatacataaatgagaTGGTATTGGTGGTTCCTAGGCTTTAATCTCAATAGTGCATTCTTTCATCAAACCAATACAATCTATTTTAACTTGTCCTTATTGAAAATGGTATGGTGTGAGGCCAGGTCTATTGAGTTACTTCTCATTATAAACAGCTGTGCAGCATCTACTGAGGCAAgcccttaatttttttattaaaaacaaaaagaaaaagtccCAGACACTGCTGTAAAGAAAAACTCAGTTTGAGCGGAAGACATTAAGCTCTTTTCGACAGGGCTGTTCACTGGTTTCCAAACATTGTTATAGAACTAATTGTTGCATAAGAAACTTCAGAATTCCCAGGCTGGTCTTTACATTCTTTCAGACTGCTCCAAATGCtcagatataaataaaaatactcaaATTGTTGTTCTGTAATGGCCCATTACATATGTAAAATGATAGATTTTCCCACCTTGTCTCATGCAATCTGTAGAACAGTGCAAGTCCATCCCAAGATAAAATAGAATTTCCTTAACTTGCTTGATACAAAATTCTAAATGCAATTTTGAGGTGCTATTTTGAGATAAGAGGGGACGTGATAGAGGTCATaaagtagatagagaaaagtttttctcacTGTCTTATATAAATAAAACTCAGGGACAGGCTTcctataagcatctggttggccactgtgcaaacAGGATACTGAAGTAAACggacctctggtctgatccagcaaggttcttCTTCCATTCTGAATAAACAGGAGGCCGTCCAAACACAGCAACCCTGGCTTACTACATTTTGAAGTCAATGAAGTCATATAGTTTGCCATCTAAGCAGCCCCCAGTAAGACCCTTAGGTCCAGAACTGAAACTTACTGAACTGCACTGCTGGCTAGGATGCAGTAGCAATTAAGAGGCCTATATATAAAATGGGTGGTTTATTCAGTCCTTATTTAATGTGTTTCAAGTCATGCAATGAACCTTGCAcatttttcaaaatgtgttttctACATATTTCCTTTTAATGAGTACAGTGCCTAGTACAGTGTTTGGCGctttataaataatattaatagttACGGGAAGGCAGGTTAAGATAGTAGGCATTCTTAATAATAGGTTTCCATTGAGTTTCTACTTGTTTCACCTTGAACAAGTCAACTTTCCTGCTTAGTTTGTCAGAGATTCTTGGAGACGCATCCAGAGGAACAGTCTCGACTGTGGGAAGTAGAAGCCCCGGGAGACTGGAGCCAGCGTGTTAGTATCTGGCTGAAGATTCAGATGGAACAAAAGCTTCAGAAAAGTGAGTTAAAGAGCAGCGAGGGCTGTGCTGCATCACATCTGTTAATTTTAAGCTTAACAGACAAAGGTAAAACTGAGGAGGATTTCCTGGGCGATGTTTAAGTGGTGTGCTAAGTGGGAATTCAGAGCTGCGTTCTGTAACTGGTACAGAAAGATGATACAGAACCTGTGATGGTTAGTCTGTGGGGTTGGGGACAGAAAAACTGGCCTACACTGAATCAGAACTTAACATTCTGCTGCTCTCCTGGTCAGGCAATGGTCTCATCTAGAGCACTGAACACAAATTCATCCAGAGCTGGAATCACCACATGGATCCCTGCCTTGTCTAACATGGGATCCTTCATCTCCAGTTTAATTGCTTCCTTGTTCTTGTGGGATTTTTCTCTGTGTTAGGCGTGCTAGAGTCAATTGACTAATTCTGTAGGACCTATAAGTGTATGAATAAGGACCAAACTAGACAGgacaccattcattcattcattcattcatgcaattAGCAACTGCATggctgtttgtgtgttttaaataagtAGCAGGCATTGGGAACCCAATCCAAATTGGGCCTCCCTTGGCTGTTGTTTGTTCTAAACATCTGAGATGGATCTTATaatctgggcagcctaggacctccatgCTTTTGCCCCAGGGAAGTCACATCAATGCTGcttacatagcggtttgccatcACCCACAGAGGCACACTTCATTATCTCttgagacaaacagatgccaacaacaacagctcagtgTCCCAAAGGCAAGCATGAGATACCTCGTGTGTAATACGTTGCTGGTTTATTTTGGGATGTATATATTTCTGTTTCACTTAATACCTCTTAAGTGGCTGCAAAATCTTAGATACAGCTGAAATTAAACTCTGATGAGAGCAAAGCTTCTACTACTGTGAACAGACATCCATGCCTTGATTGCATTGCATGAAGTGATATTCTTTATGTAATGTTGTAGGAATTCTAATATGTTCCCGAAAAGCCCCCACCTCCATCCCACAAACTAAAATGTAGTTTTACATGTTGCTGCAGCACTAGCTGCATCTAGTGGTGAACTTGTAAAATTGCACCCTAGACAGAATGTGGAGAGTTTTTACTGTGCAATCAAATCCTTGATATGTTTATTCAAAGTGAAGTCCCACTGTATGCAGTGaggcttgttcccaggtaagagtgcttaggatttcagccttaattaTGCATACAAATGGGTTTGCCTAGGTTATGAACCATCACATATACAATAATGCccagttttaaattaaattaaattaaattaattcagttttaaaattatttctgctTTCAGAACCCCCCCTCAAATGTTCATGTAATCCTATGAAAGGGATTAATATTGTTCAGTGTTATGGAGTGAAACATTTTCCACCACAATCTTTCTGCTGCTgtatttttctgcagaaaatctCCCATTTATAGAAACGTAACTGGAATGGATAAAATAACAGTCAACTTAAAATCAAAGTTGTAATTAAATTTAAAGGTGATTTTCTCTAGCAAGCTCTATGCTCACAGATGTTGAGTCATGCTAATATTCGTATGTTAAGTATTCAGtcccttcatttttttccttaaaagcTAAATGGCACAACAAAAGTGTGTGCTATTTAGttatctttccttaaaaaattaacatgttttaaaaaataataatttccaggTAAAACTTTGTATTTTGAATAAAACATTTAAGCCGCATTAAATCATATGTTAAAGGTGAAATACTTTTAACTATTGTGAaaacactgaaatatttataCACCATGAAAAATTAATATGAAAACTATTgcggcgggggtggtggtggtgtttactaaatataagtaaaataaacatgttaAATCAAAATTCAATCTGTTTAGGAAAATTGATTTCCCCTCTCTCTACCAGTAATCCCACATAACCTCAGTTGGTGAGAGTAGCCTATTGGACAAAGTTGTAAATGTGCCATAGTCACATTATACAGCCAATTGATATACCCGCCTATTGATaacaagcaggcaccttcactattcttttctggcacctgcttgaaacattcttgtttaggccATCCTACCCAGGTGCTTATAAATGCTGAtatgaattttaatctgttttaatattttaggtTTTGGTGTGTTTTACTgtattgtaattttttcttgattttcttgttttatctgtttgtaaactgctttgcgtttgtttgtttacaaataaGCAGTGAGTTGAAGTTGTTGAATGCATATCAGTTTGGAAGCAAAACAGTGCCACCTACAAATCAGATAGCACCACCTACAAAAACAATCTGCAAACTCCTCAGTAACTGACTTTACAGGGTTTCAAACCGGAGTCTTTCCTAGCCtgggatgccagagattgaacatgggacattttgcatgcaaagcatggttCTGCTACCGAGGAGCATATACCCCCTATCTAACATTTAAAGGAGAACAATGTTGATGCTTAATGCCAGGGAGGGTATTGCATAAACAAGGTGCCACTCCTGAAAAGACGTTTCCCTAGTTGTCACCATATATCTAAAGGtgaaggaacagagagaaagATACCTGAAGCAGATTTTAAAGATCAGGCAGGTTTATCTTAGTAACCTGACCTTAAGACATTTAGGTTTAAAGGTCAAAACTAACACCATGAACAGTGTGTATTTGCCAATATGTTGCTTAGAGGCTCAAGCTAATTAATTGCAAGTTAAGCAACAGAGAGTCTCGaactcagccttccccaacccgattcactccaaatgttttggactacaactcctatcaggccCAGATGGCCCAGCCAAGTTGGAGAAGGCTACTTTTACTTTGTCAGTCCACCGTGTAACAAGATGGCCAGGTCAAAACAGGAGGATATTGATTGTGGTTGCAATTGCAAGTGTgtctttttataaaataaaatgcaataccTGTTGCCATGGAAGAGCTACTAACCTCCTTCTATTATGATTTTGCCCTGGGAAATGGATTATGTCACTCTAGAGTCGGATGTGAGCTGCTACATGAAGAGGCTTCAAAATGATGAACCTGGGCAATCAGATGAAGGGCGGATGAGTCAGGTGCGCTGATGAATTAGTTACTTTATAATCTGGTTTTTCATAACTGCTGAAATCATGATTATTTTAGCACGAGGCCTGAACAGGGCAACTTGTCGTCCACAGTCAAGGCTGGGGTTTTAGTGCTAGGCCATTGATTTATATGACTATCGTAATTAAGATatatttttgtcttttctttaattgagaCACACAAACAATTGGCCAATATTATTCATGGTTCTCTgagttggaagtgcaacagcaggaatcattcagtttgtaacttaaGAGTTAACTCTGTTAGTGTTAAAGTCAACCAGTCAAGAAGGGATGAGTTGTTTTGCATGTGTCTCTGTGTTCATTTTTTTCTAAACCTTCTGTGTTTTTACAAACATGTTTGCATCTCTTTTACCATTTCACTCACTAAGATCATATATGAGTGATTATTTCAAAGTGTGTTCTTTCCCACTAGCCcccaccttattattattattattattattattattattattattattatgccttgcTACAGGTTGATAGCCTTGTTATCTGAGTCTTGGGGTCTCTGTATTTTGACCCAAAAACCTTGTGGCCTGTGGCCCAGAAAACTGAGCTATTTCAgactattgtttatttattaaattcatatcccacccttcttcccaaaggagcccagagcagcaaacaccacaataataaaacagtatgatttaaaaacaaattaaaggctTAAAGACAGTTAAAAACCTTGAAGTCCACCTCCCTCCTGTTTGTCATCAGTGACAGTGAGGCAGCAGATCcctttaaaatattatcttattTGGAAATGCTTATGATTTGGGGCTGTACAGGTTTTTTCTCTGCTTTGTATTTTATGTTATTGATTTATGTACTACTTTTATTCAATGGTTAGCatccggttccccccccccttgcccatcTTTCTCAAGTTTGTctctaaattaatttttttagagCATCTAAAAATATTTAATTGCATTCACATACCCTCACAGTTATTGATCATGATTGCCATGCTCaatatctttcagccatcaaaaaTTTGGGTAAAGATTTTAAATTTCTCCTGAAAATCAGTGATGAGGGAGACAGATGCACCTCACCCAGGAGGGCATTCTGCAGGCTggaagccaccactgagaaggccctgccatGGGTCAGTGCCAACCATGCAGCAGCCAGAGGGTGTCATCAGCAATAGGGTCTCTGCTGCTGATCCTAATGCCTGAGATGGTTGATATCAGTTTGAGGATGTATATTCAGGCTTCAGAGTTCAGACACATAATGGCAAAagcttggcctctgttatataTCAGTTAGCTGTTGTTCAAAGTGTATGTAAACTGACCACAAACGGAAGGAAATTTTTCATGAGGAGGAATACATTTCATCTGTAATGTAGGAATTTATATCTGTCTTATTTTAGAAAGTTGCTCGCAGTCCTAACAAGGCTTTGCCATATGAGGCAGAGGAATTTAAAGATGACCCAGAAGAGGTATTCAACCCTGAGCCTTACAGTGAAGAATATGCTGAAAAACATCAAGCTCATAAACAGCAGTGGAAAGGCTCAAAGAAAAGAGCAAGCCAAGGAGAACCTTCCGAAGATAGAATCTCTAAGCAGTTCAGAGCGACATCCTAACTTTTGCACATAGTATAAGCAATACAAGGACAAGGTGTGAATGAATGAGGCAGAATAGTTTGAAGACTAAACAGTGAGAcagaaggcccctggttcaaATATTCCCATAGCCATGGACTTGTTTAGGcagcccgttgctcggtccctgctcctgccaacctagcagttcgaaagcacgtcaaagtgcaagtagataattaggtaccgctcccacgttgtttttgctgtgttaggctgcaccaaagtgacctctccagggcacaagcctaagcagtgtgcatggaggtcctgggctgcccagacgacaagacttCTCTCTTGTTCCCACTGATGTGATCTACAGGAAAGCAGAGCGacacatttggcaccagcctggctgcaggagtttccagaaggaggcatacatgaCACCACATCCTAGGGACCCCACTCccgatttgtgtaaggtttactccttagccttttcttctcccgaagatgccCCACAAAGCAGTgggtacagatttttcctcaaagtttactcctgaagcctttctcatgaatgagtatagccacaaggcagtggaggttttggtttagagtttttcttctcctagatggagaagaatcttcccaggttgacgagccccctCAGtttcctctacagcacatgcagaaaccactttcttcatcgttggacccactattggtctcatctgctcaatccgccggagcctgtcttcttcacatgcaggggaagtccctaactcaccaaggatttgagacccatcggctactttcacctggtttagctggccaattGAAGCTGTTTCCCAGGATGTGaccgctgttgcatgctgacagcttctaggagccaaacTACCCCAAAAGGAACATGACATACccctcaccagaggtactacccctcccctaataccCCATACACCCAAAATACGCAGTTGTCCTTTGAGTTTGATGTCAGGTGCTGCTGTCTTTTCTCCATTGCCTCCACTTCTGCCCTGGAGCCTTTATGTGGTTTGCTGCCAGCCTCATGTAAGTGCCTCATGGCCAAACACACTGTAAGACTGTGCattctatctatccatctatctatctatctatctatctatctatctatctatctatctatcatctatattgCTGCTTACAACTGTGATTGTTGCATACACAGCAGGAAGCCACTGTACATCCCAGTTGTGTGTGTGAAACAGCCATatatacagaaatacaataagaaacaaTAATACAGAGTCATACGACTCATAATTTATTTGAGGCAGGctaaaagaaaagataaaactgTGTTATGTGCTAATGTTATGTTTTGCTGTCACCACAAGATGGTGCCACTACACAGCTTAATCATGGCTACAGCACTGCCCTGGAGAGCTCTGAGCCAAAGGTTCAAGCATGCACTGTTGTAATTTTATTAACTTTTTAGCAGGGATGCAAGCAAGAAGGCAAAGAAAGCTTGTCTCTGATATTTGCTAATCAGATTCAGTTTAAGGCTCCAGCTGCCAAAGTGTTGGGAACTTAAGGTGAAATCACAGATACGTTCGGcatacaaaatgtgcacaaatgaTGTTATACAGAAATCAAGGAGGCTGCCATGCGAGCTATTGACACCGATTTCCGAGGTCTCTCAACAGCAGACAGTCAGCTTGGAAATACCCCTTTGATTATTTATACCAAGTCTGCTTGTGGAGTATTAATAGATGCCACTCTTTCTGCCGTAGAGTTGACTGCATTCCAGCCGtgcaaaaaaaaactgtttatatagatttatataaacacatgcattctctctctccacacacacacacacacacacacacacacacacccatccagacaagaaagaggcattatcacagttcaagaacacattccagccatgcaaaagcacttgaggaggacATGATGTAGGACCACTGAGGAGTATTAGCCCCAAAGGTCAGCTAGGGATGCcccggcggggggtggggggagatattTGGCAACCAAGCCATAGCTTCCCCTACCACTGCTTTGGAACCTGCTTTCTGGGCCAGGAGCTGCAAGTGGGGacatatatacaggtatattagCAATAGAGATGTCACAGAGTTCTGTATTTCCTGGTTTGGAAATAGTGCTCCCCTCAACTGCGGGCATCTTCAGCTCATGTTTGAGCTGTCATTTTAGGGCGCAGGAGTTGTGGGGAGCACCAATCTAATATAGTGCAACCAACAGCACAGGTCAATTTGGATTTTTTGGCGGGGTGGGGGATAACATGAGATTCCACCCCCCTCCACACCGACACTTTCCTAAAACCGCTCAAAAAATGCTCTTGCTAAATAAGGACAAACTGCCAGCCTCGGGTAGGCCCTTTCCTGACACTTCTGATCATAAGTTACTGGGATATTCCTAACATGGAAGCATAAGGTGTCTTCCAGGTATGTTTTTGTGTGAGGATCATTTTCAACAatgggaagaaagaagaaattgctgGATATGCGCCAATAGACTGAATCTAGAGAAGAGG
The sequence above is drawn from the Lacerta agilis isolate rLacAgi1 chromosome 13, rLacAgi1.pri, whole genome shotgun sequence genome and encodes:
- the FAM169B gene encoding protein FAM169B isoform X1, with translation MMAAAVAPQKRAGSAASPRADHLYPVDIKGEKPEVLEEDAHSYYTKILEEPSSAVEFLSIPGRGKVKLESPLMHFLPLYKESSKHKLLVLIDPQDKNTVLAIYLHSSWWLIEDVVKTADHSREGLKQVQTFEERIVLFVLNVIIFGMLERSLTHDVLFVPHSEKEFAKIFWRSGGAAAFYTVKVKGSLCDGYSSQCYMLPVLDTMFVRKKFRRGGVGMKMLQDFCQTFATEVALGLSCPVSAVMYQVCQRFLETHPEEQSRLWEVEAPGDWSQRVSIWLKIQMEQKLQKKSDVSCYMKRLQNDEPGQSDEGRMSQKVARSPNKALPYEAEEFKDDPEEVFNPEPYSEEYAEKHQAHKQQWKGSKKRASQGEPSEDRISKQFRATS